The following is a genomic window from Thermoplasmata archaeon.
CCTCATCCCGTCCTCGCTCGACCAGGTCGAGACGTCGATCTTGGCGGCGGCGCTCGAGACGATCGACCGCGTGGGGCCGTGCAAGGCCTCGATCCGCGTCGACAAGGTCGAGGACGTCCGCGTGTCGAAACGCAACAAGATCATCGAACGCGCGCGGGCGCTGCTGAGCCAGATGGTCGAAGAGTCGAAGACGTCCGGCACGGACCTCTTGGACGAGGTCAAGATGAGCGTCCAGGTCTCCGAGATCGTCTCGTTCGGGGCCGAGCGACTGCCCTCCGGACCGAACGTCGCGGACAGCGACGCGATCATCATCGTCGAGGGACGCCAGGACGTCCTCAATCTGCTCCGCGCGGGCATCAAGAACGCGATCGCGGTCGAGGGGACGAACGTCCCGAAGACGATCCAGGAGCTCTCGAAGGAGCGAGCGCTCACGGCCTTCGTCGACGGAGACCGCGGCGGCGACCTCATCCTCAAGGAACTGTTGCAGGTCGCGGAAGTCGACTTCATCGCGCGCGCGCCGCGCGGCAAGGAGGTCGAGGAGCTCACGCAGAAGCAGATCATGAAGTGCCTGCGGAACAAGATCCCGGCGGACCAGTACGTCGAGATGTACGGCCTTGGCGGCCAGATCTACAAACCGGAATCCGAGTTCCCGGAGCCCCGCCCCGCCGGCGGACCGACGGGACGTTCGGAGGGACGGGCCGAGCCGCGGCCGATCGCCGCAACGCCGATCGAGACGCCGGCGTTCCGAGAGGAGAGCGCCCCCGCCCCGCTCACGCCGACGACGAAAGCGCTCAGCCCGAAGCTCGAGAAGTATCGGGACATGCTCGTCCAGCTCGGCGGTTCCTCGACCGCGCGGCTCCTCGACGATTCGGACGTCGTGTTGTCGGAGGTCCCGGTGCGCGAGCTCGTCGACACCCTCAAGACGAAGAAGAACACCCGCGCCGTCGTCTTCGACGGGATCATCACGCAGCGGATCCTCGACATCGCCTCGGAGATGAACATGCACTCCGTCATCGGCACGAAGATGGGCACGATTACGAAGCAGCCCGCCGGGGTCGAGATCTGGACCCGGAGCGACCTCGCGCCGTAGGCCCCGGGGTGGACCGTATCGCACGGACGAAGTCGCTCGCGGCGGACGAGGGATTCGCCCTCGACGACTTCGACGACACGTCGGAGATCCCGATCCCGGACGATCCGCTGAAGCGGGTGGTGGGCCAGGACGAGGCGGTCGCCCTCGCGCGGATCGCGGCGAACCAACGACGTCACTTCCTGCTCGTCGGGCCGCCGGGCACGGGCAAGTCGATGATCGCCCAGGCGCTCTCCCTCCATCTGCCGTCCGTGACGGAGGAGATCCGCGTCGTCCACAATCCGGAGAACCCGGAGCGGCCCTTTGTCGAGGTGAAGCAGCGGGACGAGGTCGTGCAGGAGCGAAGCCGGCTCGCAGGCGCGGAAGGCGACCTGATCGACCCGAAAGAGGCGCCGATCAACGTCGCCGAGCGGCTCGGCTACAAGTGCGTCCATTGCGGGACGTACTCGTCGCCGACGGACCGGATGTGCCCGAAGTGCGGCCGACCGAAAGCCGCGGCTCAAGGCAACGTCGGCAATCCGTTCGGCGATCTGCTCGGCGGCATCTTCGAGGTCACGTTCGCGCAGATGGGCGGCCGGGATCGCGTCACGACGACGCGACAGCAGTTCGGCAAGGAGGAGGTCGTCGTCTACGAGCGGGCGGGCGACATGATCCGCGTGCTCGATCAGAAGGCGCTCGAGAAACGGCGGGAGATGGAGAAGGAGAGCCCGCGCAAGGTCCTCGTGCCGATCGCCCGACGTCCGTTCGTGCTCGCGACCGGGGCAAGCGAGACGGAGCTCCTCGGCGACGTCCGGCACGATCCGTACGGGGGACATCCGCAGCTTGGCACGCAACCGTACGACCGCGTCGTGGCGGGCGCGATCCACGAGGCCCACCAGGGCGTCCTGTTCATCGACGAGTTGCCGCAGCTCGGTCACCTGCAGCGGTTCATCCTGACCGCGATGCAGGAGAAGCGCTTCCCGATCTCCGGCCGCAATCCGCAGTCGGCGGGCGCGAGCGTGAAGGTCGACAGCGTGCCGTGCGACTTCATCTTCGTCGGAGCGTGCAATATCCAGGACCTCCCGCACATCCTCTCGCCCCTGCGGTCGCGGATTACGGGCGCGGGGTACGAGGTCCTCGTCGAGACGACGATGCCCGACACCGGATCGAACCGAGCGAAGCTCGCGCAGTTCGTCGCCCAGGAGATCATGGTCGACAAACGCATCCCGCCTGCGTCGCGCGACGCGGTGCAGGTCGTCGTCGAGGAAGCCCGCCGCCGCGCGAAGTCACTGGATAACAAGGACAAGGCCTTGAGCCTCCGGCTCCGGGAATTGGGCGGCCTCATCCGGTCCGCGGGGGACATCGCGGTGACCGAAGAGGCCAAACGGATCGAGGCGGACCACGTTCGGCGGGCGGTGAAGGTCTCGCGATCGATCGAAGACCAGATCCGCGAGCGATACGGGTCGTATTCGGCCGGCGTCGGGACGGACCTGTCGTCCGCGCAGCGGGAATCCTCTCCGTACCATTACTGGAACGAGCACAAGGCGGACGACGTGCAAGGCTATCAGTAGGCGGGGATCGGCCGACCGCCGCAAGACGCAGTCTCGGCGCCTCGCGCCTTGGCGCCTCGACGGCTCACCCGACGGAGGGCTCGGGCCGATCTCCGTCGTCTCGCGGGTCATCCTCTTCTTCGGGGGAGCGAGAAGACCGCTATCCCGGCGACTTCCCGGTTGGCGGCGCGCCCTCCGGCGCTGGGTTTCCCAGGTGCGCCAGGACGGAAGCTCTCTCGCTCAAGGCCGTCGGATCTCCGGGGCTCAGCTGCAAGCCCTGCTCGTACGCGGCGAGGGCCTCCTGGTAGCGCTGCATTCCCTTCAGGGCACGCCCCTTCTCGTACCAGAAATCGGGATCGTGGGGGACGAGCCCGGTTGCCTGGTCGTAGGCCGAGACGGCGTCGCCATAGCGGCCGAGCTCTCGCAGCAGGCCGCCCTTCTGGGACCACAGATCGACGGATCTCGGTCGCAGCTCAATCGCGCGATCGTAGCAGCCGAGGGCCTCGTCCTGACGCCCGAGCTTCCGCAGCGAGTCGGCCTTCGCGGACCACGAATCCGCGTCCGTGTCGACGAGGTCAATCGCCCGATCGAACGAGGCGACCGCCTCCTCGTACCGCCCGAGCCCGTGCAGGAGATCGCCCCGACCCGCCCAGGAGTCGGCGTCTTCGGGTCGCAGTTCGAGGGCGTGGTCCAGGCAGGCGATTGCCTCCTCCGGCGCTCCAATCTTTGTCATCACGAGGCTCCGGCTGCGCCACACGGGAGGGTAGTCCTTGTCCAAGGCGATCGATCGGTCGAAGCTGTCGATCGCGTCCACGAAGTCCCCGAGGCCGAACGCGGCGAGCCCCCTCTGGTACCACGCCTCCGGGTTTTCGGGCGCCATCGCCGCGGACTTGGAGAAGGCGTCGCGGGCCTCCGCGAACTGCCCCTGATTGGCAAAGCCCATGCCCCGGTTGAGGAACACGTCCGCGCCTTCCTTCGGGGCCGAGGGACGCCTGCGCACGAAGATATGGGTCCGGTCGCGGAGGAGGCTCAGGACCAGGACCGCCAACAGGTCGTACGCGAGGAAGATCGCGGCGTTCGTCACGGAACGGTTCGCGAGATTCCAGACGAACAGGGACGTCAGAGCGAGGACCGCGAATACGAGGGATGTCGCGGACAGCTCGACCCAGAGGGACCTCCACGCCACGATGACGAAGGCGAGGACGAGCAATGAGACCCATAAGGCGAGGCGGTCCAACGGCGTGCGCCACAGGGCGATTCCCACCGCCGCGAGAGCGATGACGCCGCCCATGCTGACGGCGACGGCCACGCGGACCGGGGTCGTGCGGTCCCGGGCGACTGAGACCTCCAAGTTCGCCATCAGGCCACCTCCATCCTTGCCGATGCGGCGGAGTTCCCGATCCGGAGGTACGCTTCGCGGACCTCCGAGAGCGTGGCGACGGGCGTTCGACGAGAGCCTTGCGAGGAGTCACAGTGGTTCATGGTTCACCTTTTCGTTCGATTCGAGCGTCACTTCCTCCGCCTTGCGCGATGCCCGACCTCTTCCCTTTCCGCGCCGGTGGGCGAGAGAGGGGCCGGAGTCGCATCCTCACCGTCGCGAGGGGGACCGGCCGGACTTTCGGTTTCGCGACGACGATTGCGGGGAGCGTCACGGAGGGAACGCCTTCCCCGGGTGTGGCCGGGTCGGGTGTGACCTTCAGTGCTACGGTTCCAGGGGTCGAGGCGGTCGCCCGTTTGGGGCGTCGCCGAAGAGCGCCCCCGATGATCGTGCGCCCCCGCGCGACGAGGGCTCGGAACGCCTTGACGGCCGCGCTCCCGACGTCTCGCGAGGTGGCCTGCCACCTCTCTTCATGGGTGCTGGAGATCATGGTGCCTTCGGTGAAGGGGACGGTCCGGACGTTCCCGACGGCGGAAGAGGCTCCTCGGGACGTCGGCCGCCGCACGGGCAGGGGCGAATGACTCCGCTCCGGACGCACGATCTGTACGGCCGGTGCCGCTCGGAGTTGTGAGAGCGATGAGTATTCGTTTCTCTGCATGACCCAACCTCTCGTGTTCGCCTGCCGACCGATGTCCAGCGGATGGAGTGGCTTCAACCCGATGTTGCCAATGGTCTTCAGGTATCCTCGCAGCTTCCTGGCGACGCTTCCCGAGCAAACTTCCGTGATCCTGTACGTTCGCAGGCCCAGCGAGGCGTGGAGGTCCCGCTGAATGACCTTCGCATCGGGTTCGCCGATCGCGAGAACCTGTCCGACCCCGGTCTCGCCTTGTTTCAGCCTCGACTTCAGGTACGTTTCCTTGATGCCTCTGTATACCCACCGGCCCGCTTCCATGCCGTACACGAGGCCGCCCACGGCGATGGCGGCATCCTCGACACCCTGTGCACTCTTTGCGTCGCCGGCCCGGTGGAAGGTGATCACCTCGACCTCGGTCCGCAATGCCGAGCTCCGAGGCGTGACGGTGACGTATCCGCCTCCGTGTGAGGGTGCCGGAGCTCCCAGACCCGGCCAGCTTCGGCGCTTCCGGTCCGCTCTCCCTGCGTTGGCCGGACGCGAACTCGTCCCGCGATCGGCCCGGTCGACTGGGGTCGATGACCGCGCGTACCGATTAACCATGACGTTCAGCCCTCCAACGAGGGGATCGCGCCCGACCCCGCAGGCTCCCTATGCTGGGGGCGCCGCATAACGGTTTCGATGCCTCGAGTCGATATCGCTGTCTCTCGCTCACGATGCTTGATCCCCCCCGTCCAACGCGGCAAGGGCGCGTTGCGCCGCCGCGTAGCGCTCGACGTCCGCCGCTCGGCACGGCGGCGGATGGGACACCTGGCGGCCGCACGATCCGCACACCGGGCCCGTGCCCTTGCGGACCATGGAGTCGATGGCGCTCGCGAATCCGTTCGTCATGCACTCATCCCTCGCTTCGTTTTGTTTCCACGGATAGCAACTCCCCTCACCTGTGGCCCGGCCGGCCGTCGCTGAGCTCGCCGTCTCCAAATTGGGGGACCGGGCTCTCCGGACGTATCCGCAGGGCGACCGATTCCTTCCGCATGGGTGCCTCGAGCTTCTCGATCTTCAAGGTCTCGATGTAGGCTCGCATGATCCTCCCGTAGGCCCCGTCCTGGGCGAACAGCTCCCGATGGGTGCCGCTCTGCACGAGCCGTCCGTCTTCCAAGACGAAGATCCGTTTCGCTTCCAGGACGAGCGACATGTTGTGGGAAATCAGGAGCGTCGTCCGGCCCTCGCAGACCCTTCGGAGGGACACGTCGATTTCGCGGACGGCGAGGGGATCGATCGCCGCGGTCGGCTCGTCGAGGATCAAGACGCGGGGGTCCTTGAGGAACGCGCGGGCGATCGCGAGGCGTTGCCTTTGTCCCTTGGAGAGCGCACTCGCGGGACGGTCCATGCCGACGTTCGCGACGAACCCGCCCAGGCCGACCTCATCGAGGGCGTCCCACATGTCCGCCTCCGTCGCGCCCTCCCGGACCTGAGTCAGGTTGTCCCGGATCGTGCCGCGAACGTAGTGGTCTTCCTGGAGCACGATGCCCACGTGCTGCCGGATCTCCGATTTCGTCAGGTCCCGTAGGTCGACGCCGTCGAGGAGGACCCGGCCGGCGTCCGGATCGTAGAACCGGAGCAGCAGTTTCGAAAGGGTCGTCTTGCCCGCGCCGTTCAGCCCGACGAGCGCGTACAGGCCTCCGGGTTCCAGATCGAGCGTCACGTCGCGCAGCACGGGAGAACTCGGATTCGACGGATAGGCGAACGACACGAGTTGCACCGACACGTGTCCGCTCACGGCCTTGAGGCTCTTCGGGGCCGCGGGCTCGGCGAGCGCGGGTTTCTCGTCGAGCACGCCGAAGTAGCCGCCCGCGAAGTCGACGGCCTCCTGCTGCTCGTCGAAAATCCGGTGGAGATGCGTCACGGGAGCGGCGACGTTCCGATACAGGAGGAGATGCAGGAAGATCGCGCCGATTGAAAGCTGCCCGGTGACCACCAGATATCCCGTGATCCCTAGGATGGCGACCTCTCCGACGTTCTCGAAGAACTTCTTGATTCCGTCATACGTTCTGTTCACGTAGTGATGGCGAATCTCGTCCGCCTCGAGACCCTCGTTCATGGCCCCGATCCGGCGCGTCTCGAGCGGCTCCCATCGGTAGGCTTTGATGAGCATGATCGCCTCGAGGAATCCGATGAAGATTCCGGACCGCTTCTCCTTCTGCTGCATGATTGCGACGCGCGTTCCCGCGTTGACTTTCGCTTGGCGGATCGAGGCGTAGGCGAACAGCGGAATGATGAGCAAGGTGACGACGCCGACCAGCCAATTCGAGATGAACATGAGGATCAAGGCGAATGCGGACATCAAGAAGAGCGGCAGGATGTCGACGACGAGGTTCTTGACGAACTTCGACATGCCTTCGATCCCGCGATCGATTCGCTCGACGACGGCCCCGGGCGAGTTCTCCGGCGCATCGAAGAAGGCTTGGTCGAGCGTCCCGAGGTGCTGGCTCACCTTGTTCGACATGTCCGTCGCCGCCACGGTCCTGATTTTCTCACCGACGCGACCGACGGCGATCGTCAGGGCCTGCATGCCCGCTTCCTTGGCGACCAGGACAGAAATCAAGACGGCCAGCAGGAGGATTGCGGATCGGATTGCTGCATCTCTCGCCGCGGGATCGGTCAGCGCGCCCTGCTGCGTCACCTGAGCGGTAAGGGTGTCCGTCACGTACCGGAAGACGAGCGGATTGACTTGTGCCAGGGAAGCGGAGACGACCATCAACACGACCGAGATCAGGACGAGCCTCCGATGGGGGCGCATGACCTCGAAGCTCTGCCGAAGCACATAGCGCCAGGACCGCACCGGCGGTGCGGTCTCGCTCCGGGCCGCCGCGCCGGCCCGTTCCACGGAGGCCCCCAGGGCAGGCTCGGACACCTTATGTTCCCTCCGTCGTTCCGCGTCGATCGAGACGGGTCTCCGTGGGGCGAATCAGCAGCGGGTACGATAGGGCAGGTTGCGGAGTCGCTTCCCCGTTTTGGGCGTCGAGGATCACGGAGCCAAGCTCGCGGATCAGCTGGTGCGCGTCAGGCCCCGGCTTCTGCCCGAACTGGAGGGACTTCGAGTTGGACCATCCGAATCCCCTCCGGGCGGTGACGTAGATTTCCGAGGAGAGCGCCATCGTCTTGACGGTGACGTAGAACAGGTGGCGGAAGCACAAGACGATCAACATGATCCCCAGGAGGATGAGGATGTACCAGAGGAAATTGGTCCGAGAGGTCGCGAGGTGCGAGATTGCGGGGATCAAGTTCGTGTACGGCAGTAGGCCCAAGGCCAGCAACACCATCCCTGCGCCCAGCATCAGGAGGTTGAAGCTCCACCCGAGGAACGATTCCACGCCGACGACCTTGTCGAGATGGACCTCCTGCACGAATCGCGAACGCCCGAGGACGCCCCTTCCGCCGACGCCGTACATGAGAACGCGGAGGTTCGTCACGAGGATGTTCGCGCGGGCTCGGTAGGGGAGCCAAAGCCGTGCGACGTAGAAATTGCGGAGGGGATATTCCCCGACCGCCAACCGGATGAACCGACGCCAGTCCAGCACCTCGGAGGCCGGGTTCAGCTCGTCCTCCGGCACATCGGGGGTCGGTTCCCCCTCCTCGTCCA
Proteins encoded in this region:
- the dnaG gene encoding DNA primase DnaG, whose product is MNIDPSTTKYLIQARMEAEGIVEKPDVVGAVFGQTEGLLGEELDLRDLQKSGRIGRIEVDVQSKKGRSEGTILIPSSLDQVETSILAAALETIDRVGPCKASIRVDKVEDVRVSKRNKIIERARALLSQMVEESKTSGTDLLDEVKMSVQVSEIVSFGAERLPSGPNVADSDAIIIVEGRQDVLNLLRAGIKNAIAVEGTNVPKTIQELSKERALTAFVDGDRGGDLILKELLQVAEVDFIARAPRGKEVEELTQKQIMKCLRNKIPADQYVEMYGLGGQIYKPESEFPEPRPAGGPTGRSEGRAEPRPIAATPIETPAFREESAPAPLTPTTKALSPKLEKYRDMLVQLGGSSTARLLDDSDVVLSEVPVRELVDTLKTKKNTRAVVFDGIITQRILDIASEMNMHSVIGTKMGTITKQPAGVEIWTRSDLAP
- a CDS encoding ATP-binding protein, giving the protein MARTKSLAADEGFALDDFDDTSEIPIPDDPLKRVVGQDEAVALARIAANQRRHFLLVGPPGTGKSMIAQALSLHLPSVTEEIRVVHNPENPERPFVEVKQRDEVVQERSRLAGAEGDLIDPKEAPINVAERLGYKCVHCGTYSSPTDRMCPKCGRPKAAAQGNVGNPFGDLLGGIFEVTFAQMGGRDRVTTTRQQFGKEEVVVYERAGDMIRVLDQKALEKRREMEKESPRKVLVPIARRPFVLATGASETELLGDVRHDPYGGHPQLGTQPYDRVVAGAIHEAHQGVLFIDELPQLGHLQRFILTAMQEKRFPISGRNPQSAGASVKVDSVPCDFIFVGACNIQDLPHILSPLRSRITGAGYEVLVETTMPDTGSNRAKLAQFVAQEIMVDKRIPPASRDAVQVVVEEARRRAKSLDNKDKALSLRLRELGGLIRSAGDIAVTEEAKRIEADHVRRAVKVSRSIEDQIRERYGSYSAGVGTDLSSAQRESSPYHYWNEHKADDVQGYQ
- a CDS encoding tetratricopeptide repeat protein produces the protein MANLEVSVARDRTTPVRVAVAVSMGGVIALAAVGIALWRTPLDRLALWVSLLVLAFVIVAWRSLWVELSATSLVFAVLALTSLFVWNLANRSVTNAAIFLAYDLLAVLVLSLLRDRTHIFVRRRPSAPKEGADVFLNRGMGFANQGQFAEARDAFSKSAAMAPENPEAWYQRGLAAFGLGDFVDAIDSFDRSIALDKDYPPVWRSRSLVMTKIGAPEEAIACLDHALELRPEDADSWAGRGDLLHGLGRYEEAVASFDRAIDLVDTDADSWSAKADSLRKLGRQDEALGCYDRAIELRPRSVDLWSQKGGLLRELGRYGDAVSAYDQATGLVPHDPDFWYEKGRALKGMQRYQEALAAYEQGLQLSPGDPTALSERASVLAHLGNPAPEGAPPTGKSPG
- a CDS encoding ABC transporter ATP-binding protein; the encoded protein is MSEPALGASVERAGAAARSETAPPVRSWRYVLRQSFEVMRPHRRLVLISVVLMVVSASLAQVNPLVFRYVTDTLTAQVTQQGALTDPAARDAAIRSAILLLAVLISVLVAKEAGMQALTIAVGRVGEKIRTVAATDMSNKVSQHLGTLDQAFFDAPENSPGAVVERIDRGIEGMSKFVKNLVVDILPLFLMSAFALILMFISNWLVGVVTLLIIPLFAYASIRQAKVNAGTRVAIMQQKEKRSGIFIGFLEAIMLIKAYRWEPLETRRIGAMNEGLEADEIRHHYVNRTYDGIKKFFENVGEVAILGITGYLVVTGQLSIGAIFLHLLLYRNVAAPVTHLHRIFDEQQEAVDFAGGYFGVLDEKPALAEPAAPKSLKAVSGHVSVQLVSFAYPSNPSSPVLRDVTLDLEPGGLYALVGLNGAGKTTLSKLLLRFYDPDAGRVLLDGVDLRDLTKSEIRQHVGIVLQEDHYVRGTIRDNLTQVREGATEADMWDALDEVGLGGFVANVGMDRPASALSKGQRQRLAIARAFLKDPRVLILDEPTAAIDPLAVREIDVSLRRVCEGRTTLLISHNMSLVLEAKRIFVLEDGRLVQSGTHRELFAQDGAYGRIMRAYIETLKIEKLEAPMRKESVALRIRPESPVPQFGDGELSDGRPGHR